A section of the Candidatus Saccharimonadia bacterium genome encodes:
- the rplU gene encoding 50S ribosomal protein L21, translating into MQAVITSGGKQYIVEKDQTLELELLGDAKKLELDALLVIDGDKVKVGAPFVDGVKVQAEVVEEVKGEKIKVLKFKAKKRIKRLTGHRQHYSLVKITKIG; encoded by the coding sequence ATGCAAGCAGTCATTACTTCCGGGGGGAAGCAATATATCGTAGAAAAAGACCAGACGCTCGAGCTCGAGTTGCTCGGTGATGCCAAGAAGCTGGAGCTCGACGCGCTACTCGTGATCGACGGCGACAAAGTGAAGGTCGGCGCGCCGTTTGTGGATGGCGTGAAAGTGCAGGCTGAGGTCGTGGAAGAGGTGAAGGGCGAGAAGATTAAGGTGCTGAAGTTTAAGGCCAAGAAGCGCATTAAGCGGCTGACGGGTCATCGGCAGCATTACTCGCTGGTGAAGATTACCAAGATCGGTTAA
- a CDS encoding DUF1801 domain-containing protein — protein MSELKTQVNDASVTDFMNAAPEPRREDGLVLLELFKKITGEKPKMWGTSIVGFGQYHYKSERSRQEGDWMLTGFSPRKAALTLYLMLGHGDYDELLGKLGKHKKGGGCLYINKLADVDMGVLEELIGQSYKHMKDTNGGFENS, from the coding sequence ATGAGCGAACTTAAAACCCAAGTAAACGACGCCAGTGTGACCGATTTTATGAACGCGGCGCCGGAGCCCAGACGCGAAGACGGTCTGGTGCTGCTGGAGCTGTTCAAGAAAATTACCGGCGAGAAGCCCAAAATGTGGGGCACGAGCATCGTTGGGTTTGGACAGTACCACTACAAGAGCGAGCGCAGCCGCCAAGAAGGGGACTGGATGCTCACCGGGTTTTCGCCGCGCAAGGCTGCCCTCACGCTGTACCTGATGCTGGGTCATGGGGATTATGACGAGCTGCTGGGCAAATTGGGCAAACACAAGAAAGGCGGGGGCTGCCTGTACATCAACAAGCTAGCCGATGTGGACATGGGCGTTTTGGAGGAGCTGATCGGGCAGTCGTACAAGCATATGAAGGACACAAACGGCGGATTTGAGAACTCCTAG
- a CDS encoding DUF4287 domain-containing protein — translation MSFQAYLDNIETKTGKSPQDFITLAKAKGFDDPATKAGAIVAWLKEDFDLGHGHAMALVHVIKHGAQISDKHVDSGGAHSDPSNTLKLDGKEGGRS, via the coding sequence ATGTCTTTCCAAGCATACCTAGACAATATCGAGACCAAAACGGGCAAAAGCCCGCAGGACTTCATTACCCTCGCCAAGGCCAAAGGTTTCGACGACCCCGCCACCAAAGCCGGCGCCATCGTCGCCTGGCTCAAGGAAGACTTCGACCTCGGTCACGGCCATGCCATGGCCCTCGTGCACGTCATAAAGCACGGCGCCCAGATCAGCGACAAACACGTGGACTCAGGCGGCGCTCACAGCGACCCGTCAAATACCTTAAAACTCGACGGCAAAGAAGGAGGCCGATCATGA
- a CDS encoding SIR2 family protein, translating into MKTISNKELKEIIQSGHINLLLGSGCSRDYLATLQDIEERMNNEATKEAAQKDYYKLILKSKAVLDETLETSPTEKRKLLKTRQNYDSFLGFWVDTVAKRSLHIVNKQINIFTTNFDMFIEASCERLNIPYNDGFAGQINPVFSVSNFNKIQKYKSLQFDNTSDIPLFNIIKLHGSLSWQAKDEVITYSNGQHIENGLDTKTGTDFDEGYKQIAVINPNAEKHFETVLNRSYASMLRKFTLELEKENSVLLIAGFSLSDKHIKDLLYGVMKSNPTLVVIYFAHSPYNEASDKLNEKKNPNLYIISPETEFSLEEITAYISKIFNDKPEVHEDGE; encoded by the coding sequence ATGAAGACAATCAGCAATAAGGAACTAAAAGAAATAATCCAAAGCGGCCATATTAACCTCCTACTAGGATCTGGGTGCTCGCGCGATTACCTTGCAACTCTCCAGGACATCGAAGAAAGGATGAATAATGAGGCCACAAAGGAAGCTGCGCAAAAAGACTACTACAAACTGATCCTTAAATCCAAAGCAGTCCTTGATGAAACTTTAGAAACCAGTCCAACCGAGAAAAGAAAATTACTAAAGACACGACAAAACTACGACTCGTTCCTCGGCTTTTGGGTCGACACAGTCGCCAAAAGGTCACTACATATCGTCAATAAACAAATAAATATATTTACGACCAACTTTGACATGTTCATTGAAGCATCCTGCGAGAGGCTTAATATTCCATACAACGATGGCTTCGCAGGTCAAATCAACCCTGTTTTTAGCGTATCTAACTTCAATAAAATTCAAAAATACAAAAGCCTACAGTTTGATAACACTTCAGATATTCCCCTGTTCAACATCATTAAGTTACACGGCTCGCTATCATGGCAAGCAAAAGACGAAGTGATCACCTATTCAAACGGACAACACATCGAGAACGGCCTGGACACCAAAACAGGCACCGATTTTGATGAAGGCTACAAGCAAATCGCAGTTATTAATCCGAATGCTGAAAAGCATTTCGAAACGGTGCTTAACAGAAGCTACGCATCAATGCTGCGTAAGTTCACATTAGAGCTTGAAAAAGAAAACAGCGTATTACTAATTGCCGGATTCTCGCTGTCGGATAAACACATAAAAGACCTCCTATACGGGGTCATGAAGTCAAACCCCACTCTTGTGGTCATCTATTTCGCGCATTCCCCATATAACGAGGCATCAGACAAGCTTAACGAAAAAAAGAACCCCAACCTGTATATAATCTCTCCGGAAACCGAATTCTCGCTCGAGGAGATTACTGCCTATATTTCAAAAATTTTCAACGACAAACCTGAGGTTCACGAGGATGGCGAATAA
- a CDS encoding ATP-binding protein yields MANNFSLQERLTSDSVFTIGSVYSVKGKDIVVKVNKDKNLPHLFFKGRTIKNVSVGLSNYIKILKGFTEIICKVEGEYLEEDKFQANKSYANEKQKINRFLNVSVFGFYDDDHNFQHGIKEMPLIGSECKLLSRSEFEKLHKLSNEKELSIPLGSLIDEETQNISIAVKKLFAGHIGIFGNTGSGKSNTLAKMYSELFKLNNLSGNFKSKSKFIFIDFNGEYSKATNDHILTDQKILYKLKTRDNTGSKYPILKSELEKLEVLSILLDATEKTQQPFLYRAIDRDWFDTDNANHEKEIRSITQKLKDILVMKDKSFNVPFLKKFVKDFEQLGFKIVGDSKNIDDLKYHGNDNCAFYFISGGIKVYADTNESAFIGEAGYFNVSVRTPLNILQQIQFKVLDQYYFEILNGYANQEHISPLVGRLKKRFDMLNKVFDIRNELPDSTGSNVHIIDLKNVNLEVKKIIPLLICKTNYDNQKEKRETDKNNSLNIIIDEAHNILSENSSREAESWKDYRLETFEEIIKEGRKFGVFLTIASQRPSDISPTIISQLHNYFIHRLMNDNDLWAINKAVSYLDKLSFDSISNLSIGCCFIAGQMTQFPLSVKVGLLDRDEQPQSETIDLDELWRSDL; encoded by the coding sequence ATGGCGAATAATTTCAGTCTACAAGAACGCCTAACCAGTGATTCGGTTTTTACAATCGGTAGCGTATACAGTGTCAAGGGAAAAGACATTGTTGTTAAGGTTAATAAGGACAAGAATCTCCCCCATCTATTCTTTAAAGGACGGACGATTAAAAATGTCTCCGTCGGACTCTCGAACTACATTAAAATCCTGAAAGGCTTCACTGAGATCATATGCAAAGTTGAAGGCGAATACCTTGAGGAAGACAAATTCCAGGCCAACAAAAGCTATGCCAATGAAAAACAAAAAATAAACCGCTTCCTGAATGTTTCAGTTTTCGGTTTTTATGACGACGATCACAACTTCCAGCATGGCATAAAAGAGATGCCGCTGATAGGCAGCGAGTGCAAATTACTTTCAAGAAGCGAGTTTGAAAAACTCCATAAACTATCTAACGAAAAAGAACTCTCAATACCACTTGGCTCGTTAATTGATGAGGAAACACAAAATATATCTATCGCGGTTAAAAAACTATTTGCGGGACATATTGGTATCTTCGGCAATACTGGTTCCGGCAAGTCCAACACCCTCGCCAAAATGTACTCTGAGTTATTCAAACTAAATAATCTAAGCGGCAACTTCAAATCAAAGTCAAAGTTCATATTCATCGACTTCAACGGCGAATATTCGAAAGCGACAAACGATCACATCCTAACAGACCAAAAAATCCTATATAAATTAAAAACACGCGACAATACAGGAAGCAAATATCCCATCTTAAAGTCAGAGCTTGAGAAATTGGAGGTTCTGTCAATTCTATTGGATGCCACAGAAAAGACACAGCAGCCCTTCTTATACAGAGCAATTGATAGAGACTGGTTTGATACTGATAACGCAAACCACGAAAAAGAGATCAGAAGCATTACCCAAAAACTAAAAGACATCCTAGTCATGAAGGATAAAAGCTTTAATGTTCCATTTCTCAAAAAGTTCGTTAAGGACTTTGAACAGCTAGGTTTTAAGATAGTTGGAGATAGCAAGAATATTGACGATCTAAAATACCACGGTAACGACAATTGCGCTTTCTACTTCATTAGCGGTGGCATTAAGGTTTATGCAGACACAAATGAAAGCGCTTTTATTGGGGAAGCCGGGTACTTTAACGTATCAGTCAGAACACCATTAAACATCTTGCAGCAGATACAGTTCAAAGTATTAGACCAATATTACTTCGAAATTCTTAATGGGTACGCAAATCAAGAGCATATTAGCCCTTTAGTTGGACGTCTGAAAAAACGCTTCGACATGCTGAATAAGGTGTTTGATATTAGGAATGAGCTTCCAGATTCCACTGGGTCAAATGTACACATTATTGACTTAAAAAACGTCAATTTAGAAGTTAAAAAGATAATCCCTTTATTAATCTGCAAGACGAATTACGACAACCAAAAGGAAAAAAGAGAAACCGACAAGAATAACTCGCTCAACATTATCATCGACGAGGCGCACAATATTCTCTCAGAAAATTCGAGTCGAGAGGCAGAATCTTGGAAGGATTACCGTCTTGAAACGTTCGAAGAAATTATTAAAGAAGGGAGAAAGTTCGGCGTTTTTCTTACCATCGCCAGCCAACGCCCATCGGACATCTCCCCTACCATCATCTCGCAACTCCACAACTACTTCATCCATAGGCTAATGAATGACAATGACTTGTGGGCAATCAATAAAGCCGTTAGCTACCTTGATAAGCTTTCATTTGATTCAATATCAAATTTATCAATAGGCTGCTGTTTTATTGCAGGACAGATGACGCAGTTTCCATTGTCAGTAAAGGTAGGCCTGCTAGACAGGGACGAACAACCGCAAAGTGAAACAATCGATCTGGACGAACTTTGGCGATCAGACCTATGA
- the rodA gene encoding rod shape-determining protein RodA, producing the protein MLSRRFWRHFDWVLFGVMILLVALGLLVIYSTSFKATKLVSLTDVWHQLAFAIVGLGVFFFMARVDYRTWVKLTPWLYGVTLLLLVIVLVSSRAVLGAQRWIDLGFFQFQPSEFAKLVVIIVLAKFFSDHYDQMHRVRYLAMSLGYVAVPMLFVIRQPDLGTALVLAAIWLAMALVSRVRKVYLLALTGVAVALLPVILSHLKAYQRDRLTVFLNPHADPLGAGHNVIQSTITIGSGQVFGRGLAAGSQSQLNFLPSLAQHTDFIFAVLNEKLGFVGGMLLLLLFGVLLYRGVRIAYIAQDRFGMFLAVGVTAMILFHLFVNAGMNMGIAPVTGIPLPFVSYGGTALIVAMASLGLLESVSTRRKKLQFEG; encoded by the coding sequence ATGTTGAGCCGGCGCTTCTGGAGGCATTTTGACTGGGTGTTATTTGGGGTCATGATTTTGCTCGTGGCGCTGGGTTTGCTCGTGATTTATTCGACCTCGTTTAAGGCTACCAAGCTGGTGAGTCTGACTGATGTGTGGCACCAGCTGGCGTTTGCGATTGTGGGACTGGGGGTGTTTTTCTTTATGGCCCGGGTGGATTATCGCACCTGGGTGAAGCTGACGCCGTGGTTGTATGGGGTGACCTTGCTGTTACTCGTGATTGTGCTTGTGTCGTCGCGGGCGGTGCTGGGGGCGCAGCGTTGGATTGATCTGGGGTTTTTTCAATTTCAGCCGAGTGAATTTGCGAAATTGGTGGTGATCATCGTGTTGGCTAAGTTTTTTTCAGATCATTACGATCAGATGCATCGGGTGCGGTATTTGGCCATGTCGTTGGGGTATGTGGCGGTGCCGATGTTGTTCGTGATCCGGCAGCCGGATTTGGGTACAGCCTTGGTGCTGGCGGCGATTTGGCTGGCGATGGCGCTCGTGAGTCGGGTGCGCAAGGTGTATTTGCTGGCGCTGACGGGTGTGGCGGTGGCGTTGTTGCCGGTGATTTTGAGCCATCTCAAAGCGTATCAGCGCGACCGGTTAACGGTGTTTTTGAATCCGCATGCGGATCCGCTGGGGGCGGGGCATAATGTGATCCAATCGACGATCACGATTGGCTCGGGGCAGGTGTTTGGGCGGGGGCTGGCGGCGGGATCGCAGAGTCAGCTGAATTTTTTGCCGTCGCTGGCGCAGCATACGGATTTTATTTTTGCGGTGCTGAATGAAAAGCTGGGGTTTGTGGGGGGGATGTTGCTGCTTTTGCTGTTTGGGGTGTTGCTATACCGGGGGGTGCGGATTGCGTACATCGCGCAGGATCGGTTTGGGATGTTTTTGGCGGTGGGAGTGACGGCGATGATTTTGTTCCATCTGTTTGTGAATGCGGGAATGAATATGGGGATCGCGCCGGTGACGGGCATTCCGCTGCCGTTTGTGAGCTATGGCGGCACGGCGCTGATTGTGGCTATGGCAAGCCTTGGTTTGCTCGAGAGTGTGTCGACGCGGCGTAAGAAGTTGCAGTTTGAGGGATGA
- a CDS encoding aldo/keto reductase: protein MSDIPSVKLNNGLAMPQFGLGVWRIPEDEAADNVQAAIAAGYRLIDTAAIYRNEAGVGEAVRQSGVPRAELFVTSKLWNSDQGYDSTIKAFEASLERLGLDYLDLYLIHWPQPMYDTYVESWKAMERLYKEGRVKAIGVSNFQPAHVERLAAECEVVPAVNQVELHPLLTQAEVRAYDAAHGIVTESWSPLRGVIGEGMPDVLRDMAAKYGKTPAQVVLRWHIQLGLVVIPRSSKPERIRENRDIFDFELDAADVQAISALNRDERLGAHPDTMDKR, encoded by the coding sequence ATGTCTGATATCCCATCAGTAAAGCTCAATAATGGTCTTGCTATGCCTCAATTTGGCTTGGGTGTGTGGCGGATACCGGAAGACGAGGCGGCGGATAATGTGCAGGCGGCGATTGCGGCCGGGTACCGGCTGATTGATACGGCGGCGATTTACCGCAACGAAGCCGGGGTGGGGGAGGCCGTGCGCCAGAGTGGCGTGCCGCGCGCGGAGCTCTTTGTGACGAGCAAACTGTGGAATAGCGACCAGGGCTACGACTCTACCATCAAAGCCTTCGAGGCGAGCTTGGAGCGGCTGGGCCTGGACTACCTGGATTTGTACCTCATCCACTGGCCGCAGCCAATGTACGACACGTACGTGGAGAGCTGGAAGGCGATGGAGCGGCTCTATAAGGAGGGCCGGGTGAAGGCGATCGGGGTGAGCAACTTTCAGCCGGCGCATGTGGAGCGGCTGGCGGCGGAGTGCGAAGTGGTGCCGGCGGTGAATCAGGTGGAATTGCATCCGCTGCTGACGCAAGCCGAGGTGCGGGCGTACGATGCGGCGCACGGGATTGTGACGGAGTCGTGGAGTCCGTTGCGGGGCGTGATCGGCGAGGGCATGCCGGACGTGCTGCGCGATATGGCGGCTAAGTATGGCAAGACGCCGGCGCAGGTGGTGCTGCGGTGGCACATCCAGCTGGGGTTGGTGGTGATCCCGCGGTCGTCCAAGCCGGAGCGCATCCGCGAGAACCGGGACATCTTTGATTTTGAGCTCGACGCGGCGGATGTGCAGGCGATTTCGGCCCTGAACCGGGACGAGCGGCTGGGTGCGCATCCGGATACGATGGACAAGCGGTAG
- a CDS encoding ATP-binding protein: MNILTKAFQEITFDDVVECCRAETLESAVLDYKKSMPGDLSKHFATFSNTHGGLIIIGVEEDSVTGKPKTYEGIVFDGKLIDQVHQFASNVSPFPRYEVRATDEKAGKIFLLVKIFEGDQPPYMSNSDSTIRLRTGNISTPLRNADSRELEKLHEKKARAQVLRQDALASSDLIYRAALDRAIGEWKEKRQLDPSSVSKHEPAEIESPFRVTIMPISPSEAIVNYRFIKDKLDEYRVRTRFYRDFPELNVETMPGGIMFAAWSWIDSDFRYGEVTEKGVIDSVVDVLSADPTKGIRQIAMGHMVSNLVRQLEVAKKFYNLIGFNGLLTCRISLDKAKGVAVYGPLPDGWQRSSFGSGSELTKLGSYEWEVANLDTVKLNDIESLSTEVLETVERFYWDFGMHTPNKDMLKEYLKQQGWKTP, encoded by the coding sequence ATGAATATACTGACCAAAGCGTTTCAAGAAATTACATTTGATGACGTAGTGGAGTGTTGTCGTGCAGAAACACTCGAATCGGCCGTGTTGGATTATAAGAAGTCCATGCCAGGCGATTTATCGAAGCATTTTGCTACTTTTTCCAATACACACGGTGGGCTAATTATTATTGGTGTCGAGGAAGATAGCGTCACCGGAAAGCCTAAAACATATGAAGGTATCGTATTTGATGGCAAACTCATAGACCAAGTGCATCAGTTTGCTTCAAATGTGTCACCTTTTCCTCGGTATGAAGTACGAGCAACGGACGAAAAGGCTGGGAAGATATTTTTGCTGGTAAAGATTTTTGAGGGTGATCAGCCACCCTATATGTCGAATAGTGATTCTACGATACGGTTAAGAACAGGCAATATTAGTACACCTCTCCGAAATGCCGATTCGCGTGAGTTAGAGAAGCTGCATGAGAAAAAGGCAAGAGCTCAAGTTCTGCGCCAAGATGCTCTTGCTAGCTCTGATCTCATTTACAGAGCAGCGCTAGACAGGGCTATCGGCGAATGGAAAGAAAAGAGACAATTGGACCCGAGTAGCGTTTCAAAGCATGAGCCGGCAGAAATAGAATCGCCTTTTAGAGTTACGATCATGCCAATTTCTCCATCTGAAGCAATTGTTAACTATCGATTTATCAAGGATAAACTTGATGAATATCGCGTCCGAACAAGATTTTATAGAGATTTTCCGGAGCTCAATGTCGAAACGATGCCTGGAGGCATAATGTTTGCTGCTTGGTCGTGGATTGATAGTGATTTCAGATACGGCGAGGTGACAGAAAAAGGTGTGATTGACTCGGTTGTCGATGTTCTAAGCGCTGATCCGACCAAAGGTATTCGTCAGATCGCCATGGGGCATATGGTATCGAATTTGGTAAGGCAACTCGAGGTTGCGAAGAAATTCTACAATCTTATCGGCTTCAATGGTTTGTTGACTTGCAGAATATCATTGGATAAAGCCAAGGGAGTGGCTGTTTATGGGCCCTTACCTGATGGTTGGCAACGGAGCTCGTTTGGGAGTGGGTCCGAGCTTACCAAACTTGGGTCTTACGAGTGGGAGGTGGCTAATTTAGACACCGTAAAGCTTAATGATATTGAGTCGTTAAGCACCGAAGTTCTTGAAACAGTTGAAAGATTTTATTGGGATTTTGGAATGCACACTCCAAACAAAGACATGCTAAAAGAATATTTGAAACAGCAAGGGTGGAAAACCCCCTGA
- the ileS gene encoding isoleucine--tRNA ligase: MKKAPQADFPAFEAEMLKAWSDEKTFEASLKNREGKPRYSFYDGPPFANGLPHFGHSLVTAIKDSLGRYHTMQGEYVERRNGWDTHGLPVEFAIEKELGVSGKKQILELGLAKFNEACRASVFKYKGDWEEFFRRIGRWTDTENAYATIDRDYTESVWWMLGRVNEKGLLYRGYKSMPYCPRCETPLSNFEVNEGYKDDVPDPSLYVKFKLVDEDASLLAWTTTPWSLSGNGAVAVHPDEAYVYVQTTEGDEVLVLAEKRLSALKGDDFTVLKKVSARELAGKRYEPLFTVEGLDKLEGYENLYQVRLSDTVSVEDGTGVLHVSAAYGEEDLKIGQDNGFPVLTTVDTSGRVKPGMGLDEVEGVFFKEADPAIVEHLTRAGRVYAAETFTHTYPFCYRCDSPLLYYAITTWFVKVSAVRDDMMRTAEQIHWQPAHIKDGRFGKWLEGARDWAISRNRYWGAPLPIWVNEKDADDYLVVGSLDELVKLAGLEGKPEDLHRPGIDEVVIRKDGKVYKRVEEVFDCWFESGSMPVAQQHYPFENETVFDESFPADYVGEGLDQTRLWFYVLHVLSTIAFDRPAYKNVLVNGMVMAADGQKLSKRLRNYPPVEDVFATEGADTLRFYLLGNDQAVGADYMRFNREAMRDIQRNVFGTLWNSYSFLSMYAEIDGWKPGKKLVRPASDNVLDRWMLARLDETTTAMTTAADAYELAQALRPLRLLIDDLSNWYVRRSRRRFWKSEDDGDKHGAYVTLHYTLARIAQLLAPWSPFVADKLWRGLTEGMDEVVSVHLSDWPEAGEVDARLIREMALTREAITMGLAKRAEAKIKVRQPLAKATVRDTLDPTYEASGQLKALVAEELNVKQVVVAASGDPDHVAGTAMVELDIEITLELKAEGLMREVVRQVQSARKAAGLEVDDRIVLTLATEAPELAAALRTHGETIKTETLATKLLTTGATGEVPVKVDGAELYIGIVKA; encoded by the coding sequence ATGAAGAAAGCACCACAAGCCGATTTTCCCGCTTTTGAAGCCGAAATGCTGAAAGCGTGGAGTGATGAGAAGACATTTGAAGCGAGCTTGAAGAATCGCGAGGGTAAGCCTCGGTATTCGTTTTATGATGGGCCGCCGTTTGCGAATGGGTTGCCGCATTTTGGGCATTCGTTGGTGACTGCTATTAAGGACTCGCTGGGCCGGTATCACACGATGCAGGGTGAGTATGTGGAGCGCCGGAACGGGTGGGATACGCATGGGTTGCCGGTGGAGTTTGCGATTGAGAAAGAGCTGGGGGTGAGCGGGAAGAAGCAGATTTTGGAGCTGGGGCTGGCGAAGTTTAATGAGGCCTGCCGGGCGAGCGTGTTCAAGTACAAGGGCGATTGGGAGGAATTTTTCCGGCGCATTGGGCGGTGGACTGATACTGAGAATGCTTATGCTACTATCGACCGCGACTACACCGAGAGTGTGTGGTGGATGCTGGGCCGGGTGAACGAGAAGGGGCTGCTGTATCGGGGGTATAAGAGCATGCCGTATTGTCCGCGGTGCGAGACGCCGCTGAGCAATTTTGAGGTGAATGAGGGGTATAAGGACGATGTGCCGGACCCGAGCCTGTATGTGAAGTTTAAGCTGGTGGATGAGGACGCGAGCCTGCTGGCGTGGACGACGACGCCATGGAGCCTGAGCGGCAACGGGGCGGTGGCGGTGCATCCGGATGAGGCGTATGTGTATGTGCAGACGACGGAGGGGGATGAGGTGCTGGTGCTGGCCGAGAAGCGCTTGAGCGCGCTCAAAGGTGATGACTTCACGGTGCTCAAGAAGGTGAGCGCCCGTGAGCTGGCGGGTAAGCGGTATGAGCCGCTGTTTACGGTGGAGGGGCTGGACAAGCTTGAGGGGTATGAGAATTTGTACCAGGTGCGGCTCTCGGATACGGTGAGCGTGGAGGATGGCACGGGTGTGCTGCATGTGTCGGCGGCGTACGGCGAGGAAGACCTTAAGATCGGCCAGGATAATGGCTTCCCCGTGCTTACTACGGTGGACACGAGCGGGCGCGTGAAGCCGGGGATGGGGCTGGATGAGGTGGAGGGGGTGTTCTTTAAGGAGGCGGACCCGGCGATCGTGGAGCATTTGACGCGGGCGGGACGGGTGTATGCGGCGGAGACGTTTACGCATACGTATCCGTTTTGCTACCGGTGTGACTCGCCGCTGCTGTATTACGCTATTACGACCTGGTTTGTGAAGGTGTCGGCGGTGCGGGACGATATGATGCGCACGGCGGAGCAGATTCATTGGCAGCCGGCGCATATTAAAGACGGCCGGTTTGGGAAGTGGCTGGAGGGGGCCAGGGACTGGGCGATTTCGCGCAACCGGTACTGGGGCGCGCCGCTGCCGATCTGGGTGAATGAGAAGGATGCGGATGACTATTTGGTAGTGGGGAGTCTGGATGAGCTGGTGAAGCTGGCGGGCCTTGAGGGCAAGCCCGAGGATTTGCACCGGCCGGGCATCGACGAGGTGGTGATTCGCAAGGACGGCAAGGTTTATAAGCGGGTCGAGGAGGTGTTTGACTGCTGGTTTGAGAGCGGTTCGATGCCGGTGGCGCAGCAGCATTATCCGTTTGAGAATGAGACAGTGTTTGATGAGAGCTTCCCGGCTGATTATGTGGGTGAGGGATTGGATCAGACGCGGCTGTGGTTTTATGTGTTGCATGTTTTGAGCACGATTGCATTTGACCGGCCGGCGTACAAGAACGTGCTCGTGAACGGCATGGTGATGGCGGCGGATGGGCAGAAATTGAGCAAGCGGCTGCGGAATTATCCGCCGGTGGAGGACGTGTTTGCGACCGAAGGAGCTGATACGCTGCGGTTTTACTTGCTGGGCAACGACCAGGCGGTGGGCGCGGACTATATGCGGTTTAACCGCGAGGCGATGCGGGATATTCAGCGCAATGTGTTTGGCACGCTGTGGAATAGCTACTCGTTTTTGAGCATGTACGCGGAGATTGATGGATGGAAGCCGGGCAAGAAGCTGGTGCGGCCGGCGAGCGACAATGTGCTCGATCGGTGGATGCTGGCGCGGCTGGACGAAACGACGACGGCGATGACGACGGCGGCTGATGCCTATGAGCTGGCTCAGGCGCTGCGGCCGCTGCGTCTGCTTATTGACGATTTATCCAACTGGTATGTGCGGCGTTCCAGAAGGCGGTTTTGGAAGAGCGAGGATGATGGCGATAAGCACGGCGCCTATGTAACTTTGCACTATACCCTTGCCCGGATCGCCCAGCTTTTGGCTCCGTGGAGCCCGTTTGTGGCGGATAAGCTATGGCGTGGTTTGACTGAGGGTATGGATGAGGTGGTGAGCGTGCATCTGAGTGATTGGCCCGAGGCGGGCGAGGTGGACGCGCGGTTGATTCGCGAAATGGCTCTGACGCGCGAGGCGATTACCATGGGATTGGCGAAGCGGGCCGAGGCGAAGATTAAAGTGCGGCAGCCGCTGGCGAAGGCGACGGTGCGAGACACGTTGGACCCGACGTACGAGGCGTCTGGGCAGCTGAAGGCGCTCGTGGCTGAGGAGCTCAATGTGAAGCAGGTGGTAGTGGCGGCTAGCGGCGATCCGGATCATGTGGCCGGTACGGCGATGGTAGAGCTCGATATTGAAATCACGCTCGAGCTGAAGGCCGAAGGGTTGATGCGCGAGGTGGTGCGGCAGGTACAGAGCGCGCGCAAGGCGGCGGGGCTGGAAGTGGATGACCGGATTGTGTTGACGCTGGCGACCGAGGCTCCGGAACTGGCGGCGGCGTTGCGGACGCATGGTGAAACCATCAAGACTGAGACGCTGGCGACGAAACTGCTGACGACCGGCGCGACTGGTGAGGTGCCGGTAAAAGTGGATGGGGCTGAGCTGTACATCGGGATCGTGAAGGCGTAA
- a CDS encoding VOC family protein, with amino-acid sequence MTKQSITGIGAVMFRAKDPAALTKWYDDNLGITAMSAANPEPWHQEAGPTVFSPADADTDYFPAHQQFLLNFRVSDLDAMLEQLGASGVKIDDKRVNEDYGRFAWVYDPEGNKIELWQPLD; translated from the coding sequence ATGACCAAACAATCCATCACCGGTATCGGCGCTGTAATGTTCCGCGCCAAGGACCCGGCCGCCCTCACCAAATGGTACGACGACAACTTAGGCATCACCGCCATGAGCGCGGCCAACCCCGAGCCCTGGCATCAGGAAGCCGGCCCCACCGTTTTTTCACCGGCCGACGCCGACACCGATTACTTCCCCGCCCACCAGCAATTCCTGCTGAATTTCCGCGTGTCAGACCTGGACGCCATGCTCGAACAGCTGGGAGCCAGCGGCGTCAAAATTGACGACAAACGCGTGAACGAAGACTACGGCCGCTTTGCCTGGGTATACGACCCCGAAGGCAACAAAATTGAGCTCTGGCAGCCGCTCGACTAG